From one Cupriavidus sp. P-10 genomic stretch:
- a CDS encoding LysR family transcriptional regulator: MASSAGVQPSELGFFTSVATAGSLSAAARDLGITTAAVSKRLAQMEARIGMPLVTRTTRRMSLTPEGEVYLEHARRILSEIEDLDQLLTRSKGRPSGLLRVNATLGFGRMHVAPVISEYVAAYPEVDVQLQLSADPPPLNEDAFDVCIRFGQPPDARIVARKLAPNRRLLCASPKYLRDHGIPNTPADLRRHNCIGIRQGSDAYGVWRLTAGKGAKARTETVRVRGNLTTNDGEIAVNWALEGHGILMRAEWDIERFLRSGRLVQVLPQYATPEADIYAVYHQRHQLSSRIRLFVEFMAAKFSEFGERGNVPP; this comes from the coding sequence ATGGCATCGTCCGCAGGCGTCCAGCCGTCAGAACTGGGCTTTTTCACGTCGGTGGCCACGGCCGGCAGCCTGAGCGCGGCCGCGCGCGACCTTGGCATCACAACCGCGGCGGTCAGCAAGCGGCTGGCGCAGATGGAGGCGCGCATCGGCATGCCGCTGGTGACGCGCACCACCCGGCGCATGAGCCTGACCCCCGAGGGCGAGGTCTACCTGGAGCACGCGCGCCGCATCCTGAGCGAGATCGAAGACCTGGACCAGCTGCTGACGCGCTCCAAGGGCAGGCCCAGCGGCTTGCTGCGCGTCAATGCCACGCTGGGGTTCGGCCGCATGCATGTGGCGCCGGTGATTTCCGAGTACGTCGCGGCCTATCCGGAAGTCGACGTGCAGCTGCAGCTGTCGGCCGACCCGCCGCCGCTGAATGAAGACGCCTTCGACGTCTGCATCCGCTTCGGCCAGCCGCCCGATGCACGCATCGTGGCGCGCAAGCTGGCACCCAACCGGCGCTTGCTATGCGCGTCGCCCAAGTACCTGCGCGACCATGGCATCCCCAACACGCCAGCCGACCTGCGCCGGCACAACTGCATCGGCATCCGGCAAGGCAGCGACGCCTACGGCGTATGGCGCCTGACCGCCGGCAAGGGCGCCAAGGCGCGTACCGAAACCGTGCGCGTGCGCGGCAACCTGACCACCAACGATGGCGAGATCGCCGTTAACTGGGCGCTGGAAGGCCACGGCATCCTGATGCGGGCGGAATGGGATATCGAACGCTTCTTGCGCAGCGGCCGGCTGGTTCAGGTGCTGCCGCAGTACGCCACGCCGGAGGCCGACATCTACGCGGTCTATCACCAGCGGCACCAGCTGTCGTCGCGGATCCGGCTGTTCGTGGAGTTCATGGCCGCGAAATTCAGTGAGTTCGGGGAGCGTGGGAACGTGCCGCCATGA
- a CDS encoding glycerate kinase type-2 family protein, whose product MPSTDPNQLLRRMFDAAIAAAQPARTLARHLPAPPRGRTIVIGAGKASAAMAAALEAAWPGALEGLVVTRYGYAVPCSRIEIAEAAHPVPDDAGLAASRRMLELVSGLNEDDLVICLISGGGSSLLPLPLAGITLDDKQQVNRALLKSGATISEMNCVRRHLSAVKGGRLAAACYPAQVLNLLISDVPGDDAIDVASGPTVPDPTTCADALAIVRRYAIDLPAHVLAALQSDAAETLKPGDPRLPRIRTEWIATPRLALEAAAQVGRDAGYAVHVLGDAIEGEARDVGKVLGGIALAAARHGQPFAAPCVLLSGGETTVTVRGSGRGGRNVEFLLSLALALRGEAGVHAIAGDTDGVDGQEEIAGAMIGPDTLDRAWRAGLNPQDALAANDGHGFFEALGDAVVTGPTLTNVNDFRAILLTRASGANT is encoded by the coding sequence ATGCCATCGACCGATCCCAACCAACTGCTGCGGCGCATGTTCGACGCGGCCATTGCCGCGGCGCAGCCGGCCCGCACGCTGGCGCGTCACCTGCCCGCGCCGCCGCGCGGCCGCACCATCGTCATCGGTGCGGGCAAGGCCTCGGCGGCCATGGCCGCCGCGCTGGAAGCCGCGTGGCCTGGCGCGTTAGAGGGACTGGTAGTGACGCGCTACGGCTACGCGGTGCCTTGCTCGCGTATCGAGATCGCCGAAGCCGCGCACCCGGTGCCGGACGATGCCGGGCTGGCCGCCTCGCGCCGCATGCTTGAACTCGTGTCCGGCCTTAACGAGGACGACCTGGTGATCTGCCTGATCTCCGGCGGCGGCTCGTCGCTGCTGCCGTTGCCGCTGGCCGGCATCACGCTCGACGACAAGCAGCAGGTGAACCGCGCGCTGCTCAAGTCGGGCGCGACCATCTCCGAGATGAACTGCGTGCGCCGCCACCTGTCCGCGGTCAAGGGCGGCAGGCTGGCCGCCGCGTGCTATCCGGCGCAGGTGCTGAACCTGCTGATTTCCGATGTGCCGGGCGACGATGCCATCGACGTCGCCTCCGGCCCGACCGTTCCCGACCCGACCACGTGCGCCGATGCGCTGGCGATCGTCAGGCGCTACGCCATCGACCTGCCCGCCCATGTGCTGGCCGCGCTGCAGTCCGATGCGGCCGAGACGCTCAAGCCCGGCGACCCGCGCCTGCCGCGCATCCGCACCGAGTGGATCGCCACGCCGCGGCTGGCGCTGGAGGCCGCCGCGCAAGTGGGCCGCGACGCCGGCTATGCGGTGCATGTGCTCGGCGACGCCATCGAAGGCGAGGCCCGCGATGTCGGCAAGGTGCTGGGCGGCATCGCGCTGGCAGCGGCTAGACACGGCCAGCCCTTTGCCGCGCCGTGCGTGCTGCTGTCCGGTGGCGAGACCACCGTCACCGTGCGCGGCAGCGGCCGCGGCGGACGCAATGTCGAGTTCCTGCTGTCGCTGGCACTGGCCCTGCGCGGCGAGGCTGGCGTCCATGCCATCGCCGGCGACACCGACGGCGTCGACGGGCAGGAAGAGATCGCCGGCGCGATGATCGGCCCCGACACGCTGGACCGCGCCTGGCGCGCCGGCCTGAACCCGCAGGACGCGCTGGCCGCCAACGACGGCCACGGATTTTTCGAGGCGCTGGGGGACGCGGTCGTGACCGGCCCCACGCTGACCAATGTCAATGACTTTCGCGCGATCTTGCTGACGCGCGCTTCCGGAGCCAACACATGA
- a CDS encoding sialidase family protein encodes MTSPTPTLPMQRLHRSFRFLAAGVIACMAFAAMAQSHGGHAGHGAQSPAPKAMSELGTGAAFDRDGRLWIAYKDGQHVAVRASTDRGRSFGPAQHVNSVPEPVAADHDSRPKVAAGRDGEIYITWTQPLPKPWTGFIRFARSTDGGKTFAAPVTVHANRDQIAHRFDAVAVDPAGRVFVSWIDKRDVVAAEARKQPYAGAAIYYAVSADQGKSFQGDYKIADQSCECCRIALAPTPDGKMLALWRHVFPPNARDHAVALLGADGTPTPMQRATFDDWRIDACPHQGPGAAVTPDGTLHMVWFNVKAGKPTVSVGRFKDGKLQAQRPLDDPRAQHADIVALDDQQIVVAWKSFDGRQTRLSAMLSQDGGKTWQTRQVAGTARDSDQPHLLQHGGRAYVLWRTEAEGFQVFPLAQEGA; translated from the coding sequence GTGACCAGCCCGACCCCGACCCTGCCCATGCAGCGCCTGCACCGCAGCTTCCGATTCCTTGCCGCCGGCGTGATCGCCTGCATGGCGTTCGCCGCGATGGCGCAGTCTCATGGCGGCCACGCCGGCCACGGTGCGCAAAGCCCGGCGCCGAAGGCAATGAGCGAACTTGGCACCGGCGCCGCCTTCGATCGCGATGGCCGCCTGTGGATCGCCTACAAGGACGGCCAGCACGTGGCGGTGCGCGCGTCGACCGACCGGGGCCGCAGCTTCGGGCCGGCGCAGCACGTCAACAGCGTGCCCGAGCCGGTCGCGGCCGACCATGACAGCCGGCCCAAGGTAGCAGCGGGGCGCGACGGCGAGATCTATATCACCTGGACCCAGCCGCTGCCCAAGCCGTGGACCGGCTTTATCCGCTTCGCGCGCTCCACCGACGGCGGCAAGACGTTTGCCGCGCCAGTGACGGTGCATGCCAACCGCGACCAGATCGCGCACCGCTTCGACGCGGTCGCGGTGGACCCGGCCGGCCGCGTCTTCGTCAGCTGGATCGACAAGCGCGACGTGGTCGCCGCCGAGGCGCGCAAGCAGCCCTATGCCGGCGCCGCGATCTACTACGCGGTCTCGGCCGACCAGGGCAAGAGCTTCCAGGGCGACTACAAGATCGCCGACCAGTCTTGCGAATGCTGCCGCATCGCGCTGGCGCCGACGCCGGACGGCAAGATGCTGGCGCTGTGGCGCCATGTGTTCCCGCCCAACGCGCGCGACCACGCGGTGGCGCTGCTGGGCGCCGACGGCACGCCCACGCCGATGCAGCGCGCTACCTTCGATGACTGGCGCATCGACGCCTGCCCGCACCAGGGCCCGGGCGCCGCGGTGACGCCGGACGGCACGCTGCATATGGTGTGGTTCAACGTGAAGGCAGGCAAGCCGACGGTATCGGTCGGCCGCTTCAAGGACGGCAAGCTGCAGGCGCAGCGTCCGCTGGATGACCCGCGCGCGCAGCATGCCGATATCGTCGCGCTCGACGACCAGCAGATCGTGGTGGCATGGAAATCGTTCGACGGCCGGCAGACGCGGTTGTCGGCGATGCTGTCGCAGGACGGCGGCAAGACCTGGCAGACGCGGCAAGTCGCCGGCACCGCACGCGATTCGGACCAGCCGCACCTGCTTCAGCACGGTGGCCGCGCCTACGTGCTTTGGCGCACCGAGGCCGAAGGCTTCCAGGTCTTTCCGCTGGCGCAGGAGGGCGCATGA
- a CDS encoding TlpA family protein disulfide reductase, whose protein sequence is MTFHRKLVAALAGAALALGVAGMSQAAERVSVFESASAAQLGASQQGKPFVLVVWSLDCVYCKRNFEAIGKLQARHRGLRVVTLAMDRPDALPQVQQLLKRVNLTRNAWMFGNEPQERLRYAVDPDWMGEMPRTYFYRADGQRQGVSGVISDADWDKHLRWAGIGG, encoded by the coding sequence ATGACGTTCCATCGCAAACTCGTCGCCGCGCTGGCGGGCGCGGCGCTCGCGCTCGGCGTCGCCGGCATGTCGCAGGCCGCTGAGCGCGTATCGGTCTTTGAATCCGCCAGCGCGGCGCAGCTCGGTGCCAGCCAGCAGGGCAAGCCCTTCGTGCTGGTGGTGTGGTCGCTCGACTGCGTCTACTGCAAGCGCAATTTCGAAGCCATCGGCAAGCTGCAGGCCAGGCATCGCGGCCTGCGCGTGGTCACGCTGGCCATGGACCGGCCCGACGCGCTGCCGCAGGTGCAGCAGCTGCTCAAGCGCGTCAACCTGACGCGCAACGCGTGGATGTTCGGCAACGAGCCGCAGGAACGGCTGCGCTACGCGGTCGATCCCGACTGGATGGGCGAGATGCCGCGCACTTATTTCTATCGCGCCGACGGCCAGCGGCAGGGCGTGTCCGGCGTGATCAGTGACGCCGACTGGGACAAGCACCTGCGCTGGGCCGGCATCGGCGGCTGA
- a CDS encoding TonB-dependent receptor, whose product MTRNRIALAASAALMGPGIAGAQADGPVSAPQPLQEVVVSARTERGETPATPPNTPSPAYGISAARMADFNVVNTEDALKYAPNLAVRKRFIGDMNSIISVRSTSSRQSARGLVYADGLLLSNLLGSDFTFPPRWSLVNAAEIERVDVLYGPYSALYPGNSLGATVLISTRTPEKFEGDASVQLFTQRFNLYGTHDNFNGVHANAYVGDRVGPFSWLVSVDRQDSKSQPLSFYTAARSNVRASSADKPVTGAYFDQDQTGADRTVMGVNSEGVTHTVQDQLKVKLGYDITNTLQAQFTAAYWQQDRSSTTASYLRDANGNVVSSGPVNIGGFRYVIPANAFAPSNGEDARWLYGLSLRTRNETGWNFSGVASLFDVSKDISRTASTAGNGPGTVTYGDGTGWRTLDLKADYRPQQLKGGHWVTFGYHYDNYRLSNTTYNTSDWQAGTISAFNNAFAGKTETQALYAQDAWYFAEDWKLIPGVRWEHWRAYDGSRSQPGVNVAYPVRSESNWSPKLALEKAIGQDWLGRLSLGQAYRYPTVAELFQGRITGTSLINNDPNLKPERSFSKDLTFERTVDRSYFRVSVYEDDIRDALVSQTNTTVFPTVTSFQNVDRVRTRGIELAYDGRDVLFSGFDLSASGAYNHSKTLENANNPASVGKYFYRIPQWRANLVGTYRFTPAWAGTLAMTYSGRQYNTLDNSDVNPDTFGGTSSFLTFDVKVTYKPAKNVRLGLGIDNLTDQRYFVYHPYPGRTFYAEAKLSF is encoded by the coding sequence GTGACAAGAAATCGGATTGCGCTGGCCGCTTCGGCCGCGCTGATGGGCCCCGGCATCGCCGGCGCGCAGGCGGATGGACCCGTCAGCGCGCCGCAACCGTTGCAGGAAGTCGTGGTCTCGGCCAGGACCGAGCGCGGCGAAACGCCCGCCACGCCGCCCAATACGCCATCGCCCGCCTACGGCATCAGCGCCGCGCGCATGGCGGACTTCAACGTCGTCAACACCGAAGACGCGCTCAAGTACGCGCCCAACCTCGCCGTGCGCAAGCGCTTCATCGGCGATATGAATTCGATCATCTCGGTGCGCAGCACCAGCTCGCGCCAGTCGGCGCGCGGGCTGGTCTATGCCGACGGCCTGCTGCTGTCCAACCTGCTGGGCTCCGATTTCACCTTCCCGCCGCGCTGGTCGCTGGTCAATGCCGCCGAGATCGAGCGCGTAGACGTGCTGTATGGCCCGTATTCGGCGCTGTACCCCGGCAACTCGCTGGGCGCGACCGTGCTGATCAGCACGCGCACGCCGGAGAAGTTCGAAGGCGATGCCAGCGTGCAGCTGTTCACGCAGCGCTTCAACCTGTATGGCACGCACGACAATTTCAACGGCGTGCACGCCAACGCCTACGTAGGCGACCGCGTCGGACCGTTTTCGTGGCTGGTCAGCGTCGATCGGCAGGACAGCAAGAGCCAGCCGCTGAGCTTCTATACCGCGGCGCGTTCGAACGTGCGCGCCAGCTCGGCCGACAAGCCGGTCACCGGCGCCTATTTCGACCAGGACCAGACCGGCGCCGATCGCACCGTGATGGGCGTCAACAGCGAGGGCGTCACGCATACCGTGCAGGACCAGCTCAAGGTCAAGCTCGGCTACGACATCACCAATACGTTGCAGGCGCAGTTTACTGCCGCCTACTGGCAGCAGGACCGCTCCAGCACCACCGCCAGCTACCTGCGCGATGCCAACGGCAACGTGGTGTCGAGCGGCCCGGTCAATATCGGCGGCTTCCGCTACGTGATCCCCGCCAACGCGTTTGCGCCGAGCAACGGCGAAGACGCGCGCTGGCTGTATGGCCTGTCGCTGCGCACGCGCAACGAGACCGGGTGGAACTTCTCCGGCGTGGCGTCATTGTTCGACGTCAGCAAGGACATCAGCCGCACCGCCAGTACTGCGGGCAATGGCCCGGGCACGGTGACCTATGGCGACGGCACCGGCTGGCGCACGCTCGACCTGAAGGCCGACTACCGCCCGCAGCAGCTCAAGGGCGGCCACTGGGTCACCTTCGGCTACCACTACGACAACTACCGGCTCAGCAACACCACCTACAACACCTCGGACTGGCAGGCAGGCACCATCTCCGCCTTCAACAACGCCTTTGCCGGCAAGACCGAGACGCAGGCGCTGTATGCGCAGGACGCGTGGTACTTCGCCGAGGACTGGAAGCTGATCCCGGGCGTGCGCTGGGAACACTGGCGCGCCTATGACGGCAGCCGCAGCCAGCCGGGCGTGAATGTCGCATACCCGGTGCGCAGCGAGTCCAACTGGTCGCCCAAGCTGGCGCTGGAAAAAGCCATCGGCCAGGACTGGCTGGGCCGGCTGTCGCTCGGCCAGGCCTACCGCTACCCGACCGTCGCCGAGCTGTTCCAGGGCCGTATCACCGGCACCTCGCTGATCAACAACGATCCCAACCTGAAGCCGGAACGCTCGTTCTCGAAGGACCTGACCTTCGAGCGCACGGTCGACCGTTCGTACTTCCGCGTGTCGGTGTACGAGGACGACATCCGCGATGCGCTGGTCAGCCAGACCAACACCACGGTGTTCCCCACGGTCACCAGCTTCCAGAACGTGGATCGCGTGCGCACGCGCGGCATCGAACTGGCCTACGACGGGCGCGACGTGCTGTTCAGTGGCTTCGACCTGTCGGCCAGCGGCGCGTACAACCACTCCAAGACGCTGGAGAACGCCAACAACCCGGCATCGGTGGGCAAGTATTTCTATCGCATCCCGCAGTGGCGCGCGAACCTGGTCGGCACTTACCGCTTCACGCCGGCATGGGCGGGCACGCTGGCAATGACCTATTCGGGGCGGCAGTACAATACGCTCGACAACAGCGACGTCAATCCCGACACCTTCGGCGGCACCAGCAGTTTCCTGACCTTCGACGTCAAGGTGACGTACAAGCCCGCCAAGAACGTGCGTCTCGGGCTTGGCATCGACAACCTGACCGACCAGCGTTATTTCGTCTACCACCCGTACCCGGGCCGGACGTTCTACGCCGAGGCCAAGCTTTCCTTCTGA
- the pyk gene encoding pyruvate kinase, which translates to MRRLRNAKIVATLGPASSDPAIIGQLFDAGADVFRLNFSHGSHEDHKQRLHAIRAIEQERGRPIGVLLDLQGPKLRIGTFADGPVQVAAQAPLRLDLDAAVPGTAERVSLPHPEIFAALQPGAELLVDDGRVRLRVERCGADYAETIVVNGGTLSDRKGVNVPGVVLPLSAMTGKDRADLDFGLSLGVDWVALSFVQRAEDIEEIRQIVNGRAGIVAKLEKPAAIQSLEAIVEASDAVMVARGDLGVEMPAEQVPSLQKRIVRACRKAGKPVIVATQMLESMVAAPVPTRAEASDVATAIYDGADAVMLSAESASGRYPLEAVRMMDSIITRTESDPHYHEAIQASHSAPRADAADAIGYAVRHVARVLGAPAAVAYTSSGYSALRMARERPEVPILGMTPRLATARRLALAWGVHAVLCHEVVDVVEMTEVASRTVLKEQFGEAGQSIVISAGLPFTVAGTTNLLRIAQVQ; encoded by the coding sequence ATGAGACGCCTTCGCAACGCAAAGATCGTGGCCACGCTTGGGCCCGCCAGTTCGGACCCGGCCATCATCGGCCAGTTGTTCGATGCGGGAGCCGATGTGTTCCGGCTCAACTTCAGCCATGGCTCGCATGAAGACCACAAGCAGCGCCTGCACGCCATCCGCGCGATCGAGCAGGAGCGCGGCCGCCCGATCGGCGTGCTGCTCGACCTGCAGGGCCCCAAGCTGCGCATCGGCACCTTCGCCGATGGCCCGGTGCAAGTGGCAGCGCAGGCACCGTTGCGGCTCGATCTGGATGCGGCCGTGCCGGGCACCGCGGAGCGCGTGAGCCTGCCGCATCCGGAAATCTTCGCGGCACTGCAGCCCGGTGCCGAACTGCTGGTCGACGATGGCCGGGTGCGCCTGCGCGTGGAGCGCTGCGGCGCCGATTATGCCGAGACCATCGTCGTCAACGGCGGCACGCTGTCCGACCGCAAGGGCGTCAACGTGCCGGGCGTGGTGCTGCCGCTGTCGGCCATGACCGGGAAGGACCGCGCCGACCTGGATTTCGGGCTGTCGCTGGGCGTGGACTGGGTGGCGCTGTCGTTCGTGCAGCGCGCCGAGGATATCGAGGAGATCCGCCAGATCGTCAACGGCCGCGCCGGCATCGTCGCCAAGCTGGAGAAGCCGGCCGCGATCCAGAGCCTGGAGGCGATCGTCGAAGCCTCCGACGCGGTCATGGTGGCGCGCGGCGACCTCGGCGTGGAAATGCCCGCGGAGCAGGTGCCGTCGCTGCAAAAGCGCATCGTGCGCGCCTGCCGCAAGGCGGGCAAACCGGTGATCGTGGCCACGCAGATGCTGGAGTCGATGGTGGCCGCACCGGTGCCGACGCGCGCCGAGGCATCCGACGTCGCCACCGCCATCTATGACGGCGCCGACGCGGTGATGCTGTCGGCGGAATCGGCGTCGGGCCGCTATCCGCTCGAAGCAGTGCGGATGATGGACAGCATCATCACCCGCACCGAATCCGACCCGCACTACCACGAAGCCATCCAGGCCTCGCATTCGGCACCGCGCGCCGACGCTGCCGATGCGATCGGCTATGCGGTGCGGCACGTGGCCAGAGTGCTGGGCGCGCCCGCGGCCGTGGCCTATACCAGCTCCGGCTATTCCGCGCTGCGCATGGCGCGCGAACGGCCCGAGGTGCCGATCCTCGGCATGACGCCGCGGCTTGCCACCGCGCGCCGGCTCGCGCTGGCGTGGGGCGTGCATGCGGTGCTCTGCCATGAAGTGGTCGACGTGGTGGAGATGACCGAAGTGGCCAGCCGCACCGTGCTCAAGGAGCAGTTCGGCGAGGCCGGCCAGTCGATCGTGATCTCGGCGGGGCTGCCGTTCACCGTCGCGGGCACCACCAACCTGCTGCGCATCGCGCAGGTCCAGTAA
- a CDS encoding dicarboxylate/amino acid:cation symporter: MIQKLLGKLYVQVLLGVSAGIALGVWAPDIGSDLKPLGDVFIKLIKMVFAPIIFATVVLGIARMENMKELGRVGVRALIYFEVLSTFALALGLLVVNLVQPGQGMNVDPAHLDTKAIASYTHAAEKPHSFIDFLMNLVPTSIIDALAKNDILQILVFATLFGIALSHIGARAKPVVDFLDSFTHGIFTVVGMIMRLAPIAAFGAMAFTVGKYGLGSVVSLGKLMGTMYITCFLFVVIVLGGVARVSGFSLWKFLKYIRDELFTVLGTSSSESVVPQLMRKLENAGVSKPVVGLVVPSGLTFNPDGQCIYYTMAAIFVAQATNTPLTMTDQLVVLGVLLLTSKGSAGVTGSGFITLAATLASMGKIPVAGMVLLLGVDRFMSEARAITNTIGNAVGTLAIARWVGAVDRQQLADALDGKLDDDAEAQVATAAATDGAPAASSLARVGDAHASLMH, encoded by the coding sequence ATGATTCAGAAGCTCCTAGGCAAGCTCTACGTCCAGGTATTGCTAGGCGTCAGCGCCGGCATTGCGCTGGGCGTGTGGGCGCCCGACATCGGCAGCGACCTCAAGCCGCTTGGTGACGTGTTCATCAAGCTCATCAAGATGGTGTTCGCGCCGATCATCTTCGCGACCGTGGTGCTCGGCATCGCGCGCATGGAGAACATGAAGGAGCTCGGGCGCGTCGGCGTGCGGGCCCTGATCTATTTTGAAGTGCTGTCGACCTTCGCGCTGGCGCTGGGGCTGCTGGTCGTCAACCTGGTCCAGCCGGGGCAGGGGATGAACGTCGATCCCGCGCACCTGGACACCAAGGCCATCGCCAGCTACACGCATGCTGCAGAGAAGCCGCACTCGTTCATCGATTTCCTGATGAACCTGGTGCCCACCAGCATCATCGATGCGCTCGCCAAGAACGACATCCTACAGATCCTGGTGTTCGCCACGCTGTTCGGCATCGCGCTGTCGCATATCGGCGCGCGCGCCAAGCCGGTGGTGGACTTCCTGGATTCCTTTACGCACGGCATCTTCACGGTGGTCGGCATGATCATGCGCCTGGCGCCGATTGCCGCGTTCGGCGCGATGGCCTTTACCGTGGGCAAGTACGGGCTGGGCTCGGTGGTGTCGCTGGGCAAGCTGATGGGCACCATGTACATCACGTGCTTCCTGTTCGTGGTGATCGTGCTGGGCGGGGTAGCCAGGGTCTCGGGCTTCAGCCTGTGGAAGTTCCTGAAATACATCCGCGACGAGCTGTTCACGGTGCTCGGCACGAGTTCGTCGGAATCGGTGGTGCCGCAGCTGATGCGCAAGCTGGAAAACGCCGGCGTATCCAAGCCCGTGGTTGGCCTGGTGGTGCCGTCCGGCCTGACCTTCAACCCCGATGGCCAGTGCATCTACTACACCATGGCCGCGATCTTCGTGGCGCAGGCGACCAACACGCCGCTGACCATGACCGACCAGCTGGTGGTGCTGGGCGTGCTGCTGTTGACCTCCAAGGGCTCGGCGGGCGTGACCGGTTCGGGCTTTATCACGCTGGCGGCGACGCTGGCCTCGATGGGCAAGATCCCGGTGGCCGGCATGGTGCTGCTGCTCGGCGTGGACCGCTTCATGTCGGAAGCGCGCGCCATCACCAATACCATCGGCAATGCGGTCGGCACGCTTGCCATCGCCCGCTGGGTCGGCGCGGTCGACCGGCAGCAGCTGGCAGATGCGCTGGACGGCAAGCTCGATGACGACGCCGAGGCGCAAGTTGCCACGGCAGCAGCCACGGACGGCGCGCCCGCTGCGTCGAGCCTGGCCCGCGTTGGCGACGCGCACGCTTCGCTGATGCACTGA
- a CDS encoding DUF3597 domain-containing protein: MSIFKDILNKLLGRAKPAATTSGTATGTPTSAGAAPSPASPSPAGGAAPAASAGQTAAKPAPLSGVDVESIMDNLVKESGQTLNWRTSIVDTMKALGIDSSLEHRKELARELHYSGDTNDSAAMNIWLHKRLMQELAANGGKLPADLS; the protein is encoded by the coding sequence ATGAGCATTTTCAAGGACATCCTCAACAAGCTGCTGGGCAGAGCCAAGCCTGCTGCCACGACCTCTGGCACCGCCACCGGTACGCCAACCTCCGCGGGCGCGGCACCCTCGCCGGCAAGCCCGTCTCCCGCAGGCGGAGCCGCACCCGCGGCCAGCGCTGGCCAGACCGCTGCCAAACCCGCGCCACTGTCCGGCGTGGACGTCGAATCGATCATGGACAACCTGGTCAAGGAGAGCGGGCAGACGCTGAACTGGCGCACGTCCATCGTCGATACGATGAAGGCGCTGGGCATCGACAGCAGCCTGGAGCACCGCAAGGAACTGGCGCGCGAGCTGCACTACAGCGGCGACACGAACGACTCCGCCGCGATGAACATCTGGCTGCACAAGCGGCTGATGCAGGAGCTTGCCGCCAACGGCGGCAAGCTGCCGGCGGATTTATCGTAG
- a CDS encoding tartrate dehydrogenase has protein sequence MKTYRIATIPGDGIGKEVVPAGRQVMEALAAAGTDFRFEFEDFDWGGDYYRQHGVMMPADGLDALRDKDAILFGSAGDPHIPDHITLWGLRLKICQGFDQYANVRPTRILPGIDAPLKRCAPEDLNWVIVRENSEGEYSGVGGRVHQGHPIEAATDVSMMTRVGVERILRFAFKLAQSRPRKQLTVITKSNAQRHAMVMWDEVAVQVAKEFPDVTWDKELVDAATARMVNRPKSLDTIVATNLHADILSDLAAALAGSLGIAPTGNIDPERRYPSMFEPIHGSAFDIMGKGLANPVGTFWSVVMLLEHLGEHAAAQRVMQAVEAVTANPALHTGDLGGKATTAQVTQAVCELLSGKQAKAA, from the coding sequence ATGAAGACCTACCGCATCGCGACCATCCCCGGAGACGGCATTGGCAAGGAAGTGGTACCCGCAGGCCGCCAGGTGATGGAAGCGCTGGCCGCCGCCGGCACCGATTTCCGCTTCGAGTTCGAAGACTTTGACTGGGGCGGCGACTACTACCGCCAGCACGGCGTGATGATGCCCGCCGACGGCCTGGACGCGCTGCGCGACAAGGATGCGATCCTGTTCGGCTCGGCCGGCGACCCGCATATCCCCGATCACATCACGCTGTGGGGCCTGCGCCTGAAGATCTGCCAGGGCTTCGACCAGTACGCCAACGTGCGCCCGACCCGCATCCTGCCGGGCATCGACGCGCCGCTCAAGCGCTGCGCGCCGGAAGACCTGAACTGGGTGATCGTGCGCGAGAACTCCGAAGGCGAATACTCGGGCGTGGGCGGCCGCGTGCACCAGGGCCATCCGATCGAGGCGGCCACCGATGTCAGCATGATGACCCGCGTCGGCGTCGAACGCATCCTGCGCTTCGCCTTCAAGCTGGCGCAATCGCGTCCGCGCAAGCAGCTGACGGTGATCACCAAGTCCAACGCACAGCGCCACGCCATGGTGATGTGGGACGAGGTCGCGGTGCAGGTGGCCAAGGAATTCCCGGACGTTACCTGGGACAAGGAACTGGTCGATGCCGCCACCGCGCGCATGGTCAACCGCCCGAAGTCGCTCGACACCATCGTCGCCACCAACCTGCACGCCGACATCCTCAGCGACCTGGCCGCGGCGCTGGCCGGCAGCCTGGGCATCGCCCCGACCGGCAACATCGACCCGGAACGCCGCTATCCGTCGATGTTCGAGCCGATCCATGGTTCGGCCTTCGACATCATGGGCAAGGGCCTGGCCAACCCGGTCGGCACGTTCTGGTCGGTGGTCATGCTGCTGGAGCACCTGGGCGAGCACGCCGCGGCGCAACGCGTGATGCAGGCGGTCGAGGCTGTTACCGCCAATCCCGCGCTGCATACCGGCGATCTGGGTGGCAAGGCCACCACCGCACAGGTGACGCAAGCCGTGTGCGAACTGCTGTCCGGCAAGCAAGCCAAGGCAGCCTGA